The Spartobacteria bacterium DNA window AAACAATAATCCCCTGAATCAAAAGAATCGATACCGGCATCTTATTTTTATTAGTTTTGCGAAGTGCCGGCGGCAGACAGCCATCGCGTGATGCAACGAGCAGCCCTTTGGTCGGACCCACGATCCACGTCGATAACTGAGCAATACCACTCACCGCTATAAGAAAGGCGGCCACAGGGGTCAACCACCCCATTTTATAGGATTTGAAAAAGACATCAAAGGCTTCCATCACCCCGGCCACTAAACTAATTTCTTTTGCTGGTACCACAATGGCTATAGCCAAACTTCCCACCATGCATAATCCTAAAATAAGAACGACCGATAAAAGAATCGCGCGGGGAAAATTCTTTTGCGGGTTATCCACGGAATTGACATGTACCGCCGACATTTCCATGCCCGTAAAAGAAAGAAAAATCCCCGCCAACAACATAATTTGCTGCATATTTCCAAAAGATGGGAGAAGGGCATCCCAGCTCAACGCTATCTGCACGGGACGTCCCTGCACCAGCCACAGTGCACCGAGCCCCACAATCAGCATGCCCGGCAGCAGCGTGCCAAAAATAGCACCAAAGGAACTCAATCCGCTGGATGCACGCATTCCGCGAAAATTCAACAAGGTGGCAGCCCATAAAAAGACGATAATAAAAACAAACGTATACATGCGATTGCTCGCCAATGCCGGATTAAATATGTACGCCACCGTGGCAGCAGAAAAAGCCAGCAGCGTCGGAAACCAGACCACATCCTCCACCCATTGAAGCCAGACGGCAAGAAACCCGGCTCGCGGCCCATACGCGGCACGCAGCCAGACATAGACTCCGCCAGGTCCCGTTTTATCGGGCGGCCAGGCTGTACCGAGCTCTGCCGATACAAGTGCCGATGGAATGAAGAAGAGCGCACCTGCAAAAATGAGATAGCAGATCAACGCCAGGCCATATTCCGCCATCATGGGCATATTCCGCAAACTCAAAATGGCCGATACATTGATCATGGCCAGTGCAAACACACCCAGCCGACTCGACTTTATCTTACTCACACGCTGCTTATTCACCTGTTCTACCATATAGCCAACCCCATTCATGCCATTGCACTGATCATTACGCTAACACGCTAACGGGGTCATTGTATGTACTACACAACTCATTGCAATCTACAAAATTTATTTTTAATAAGG harbors:
- a CDS encoding amino acid permease, translating into MVEQVNKQRVSKIKSSRLGVFALAMINVSAILSLRNMPMMAEYGLALICYLIFAGALFFIPSALVSAELGTAWPPDKTGPGGVYVWLRAAYGPRAGFLAVWLQWVEDVVWFPTLLAFSAATVAYIFNPALASNRMYTFVFIIVFLWAATLLNFRGMRASSGLSSFGAIFGTLLPGMLIVGLGALWLVQGRPVQIALSWDALLPSFGNMQQIMLLAGIFLSFTGMEMSAVHVNSVDNPQKNFPRAILLSVVLILGLCMVGSLAIAIVVPAKEISLVAGVMEAFDVFFKSYKMGWLTPVAAFLIAVSGIAQLSTWIVGPTKGLLVASRDGCLPPALRKTNKNKMPVSILLIQGIIVSVFSLVYLVMPSVQSSFWMLTVLTSQVYLVMYVMMFVAAIRLRYKCPDARRTYRVPGGNAGMWLVAGGGCLASLFCIIVGFFPPSQLTAMKDIIFFEIFLLAGMTILIIPPLIIYKIRKPEWQCAQGEDDN